In Tsuneonella dongtanensis, a single window of DNA contains:
- a CDS encoding TrmH family RNA methyltransferase, with protein sequence MDAPGRRTITGFSNPTVKALRALRDKKHRQRDGRFLAEGLRLLTDARESGILPQMLVMAEGREQHALLDALEADVLASGGEVIETSPDILAKITGKDNPQAVAGVFQQMATDLASIDRGSAEIWLVAQALRDPGNLGTMLRTGDAVGAGGLILIDDCADPFSVEAVRASMGAIFTQAIAQARWDEFLPWLRSGPGQLVAASLRDAVPYRGAPYSAPCFILIGNESRGLPEEYEAACDLRVTMPMRGRADSLNAAIAAAVLAYEVLDSLG encoded by the coding sequence ATGGACGCGCCCGGCCGGAGGACGATCACCGGCTTTTCCAACCCCACGGTCAAGGCGCTCCGGGCCTTGCGCGACAAGAAGCATCGCCAGCGCGATGGCCGTTTCCTCGCCGAAGGCTTGCGCCTGCTGACCGATGCGCGCGAGTCGGGCATTCTCCCGCAGATGCTGGTCATGGCCGAAGGGCGGGAGCAGCACGCGCTGCTCGATGCGCTCGAAGCAGACGTCCTCGCGAGCGGCGGCGAGGTGATCGAGACATCGCCGGATATCCTCGCGAAGATCACCGGAAAGGACAATCCGCAGGCCGTGGCGGGCGTGTTCCAACAAATGGCCACCGACCTCGCTTCGATTGATCGCGGCTCGGCAGAGATCTGGCTCGTGGCGCAGGCGCTGCGCGACCCTGGCAATCTTGGGACGATGCTGCGGACCGGCGACGCAGTCGGCGCGGGCGGCCTCATCCTGATCGACGACTGCGCGGACCCTTTCTCGGTCGAAGCAGTCCGCGCGAGCATGGGAGCGATATTCACGCAAGCGATTGCGCAGGCGCGGTGGGACGAGTTCCTTCCCTGGTTGCGCTCGGGTCCCGGCCAACTCGTCGCCGCGTCGCTGCGGGACGCCGTGCCCTATCGCGGGGCGCCCTACTCAGCGCCGTGTTTCATCCTCATCGGAAACGAATCTCGCGGTCTGCCCGAAGAGTACGAGGCCGCCTGCGACCTGCGCGTCACGATGCCGATGCGCGGGCGCGCCGACAGCCTCAACGCCGCCATCGCGGCAGCGGTTCTCGCTTACGAGGTGCTCGACTCGCTTGGCTAG
- a CDS encoding DUF937 domain-containing protein has translation MNLSQVLQQSGAIDSMARELNIDSATAKTAAGALLPAIVAGMGRSQAGPGGSGGGLGDILGGGLGGGLLDSVLGAGPTPTGPGNDILGQIFGSKDVSRGVAEEVAGSTGLPPELLKKMLPILAMAVVGYMMKGKGSGTQGGAGGALGGAIGGILGQVVTGMLRR, from the coding sequence ATGAACCTGAGCCAGGTCCTCCAACAGTCGGGTGCCATCGATTCGATGGCCCGCGAACTCAATATCGACTCCGCAACCGCCAAGACCGCTGCCGGCGCGCTGTTGCCCGCCATCGTCGCGGGTATGGGACGCAGCCAGGCCGGGCCGGGTGGTAGCGGCGGCGGCCTCGGCGACATACTCGGCGGCGGGCTGGGCGGCGGCCTGCTCGACAGCGTCCTTGGCGCCGGGCCGACTCCGACAGGGCCGGGCAACGACATCCTCGGCCAGATCTTCGGCAGCAAGGACGTAAGCCGCGGCGTCGCCGAAGAAGTCGCCGGTTCGACAGGTCTGCCGCCCGAGCTGCTCAAGAAGATGCTGCCGATCCTCGCGATGGCGGTGGTCGGCTACATGATGAAGGGGAAGGGCAGCGGCACGCAGGGCGGCGCGGGCGGTGCCCTGGGCGGCGCAATTGGCGGAATTCTCGGGCAGGTCGTGACCGGGATGTTGAGACGCTAG
- a CDS encoding response regulator transcription factor, whose protein sequence is MQADATEPLSPGTPRASDRTTIALVDDDRNILTTVSIALQAEGFATRVYSDGEAALKAITENPPDFGVFDIKMPRMDGMELLRRVREQHPTLPIIFLTSKDEEQDEEAGFEIGADDYIAKPFSLRLLIARIRAILKRSGATDLPEAGGGIAPEPGPVIERGRLRMDPARHQVTWEGRPVSLTVTEFLILEALAQRPGVIKSRNQLMDAAYPDDVFVDDRTVDSHIKRMRRKFRSVDREFGAIETLYGAGYSFADG, encoded by the coding sequence ATGCAGGCAGACGCGACAGAGCCACTTTCGCCCGGCACCCCCCGCGCTTCGGACCGCACGACGATCGCGCTGGTCGACGATGATCGCAACATTCTGACGACCGTTTCGATCGCGCTCCAGGCCGAAGGATTCGCCACCCGCGTCTATTCGGATGGCGAGGCAGCGCTGAAGGCCATCACCGAAAATCCGCCCGATTTCGGCGTTTTCGACATCAAGATGCCGCGGATGGACGGAATGGAGCTCCTCCGCCGCGTGCGTGAACAGCATCCGACGCTGCCCATCATCTTCCTCACCAGCAAGGATGAGGAGCAGGACGAGGAAGCCGGTTTCGAGATCGGGGCCGACGATTACATCGCAAAGCCCTTTTCGCTGCGCCTGCTCATCGCGCGTATCCGCGCGATCCTGAAACGAAGCGGTGCGACGGACCTGCCCGAGGCTGGCGGCGGCATCGCGCCTGAACCGGGCCCGGTGATCGAGCGAGGTCGACTGAGGATGGACCCGGCGCGTCACCAGGTGACGTGGGAGGGACGCCCGGTATCGCTCACCGTAACGGAATTCCTCATTCTCGAGGCGCTCGCCCAGCGACCGGGGGTCATCAAGAGTCGCAACCAGTTGATGGACGCGGCGTACCCCGACGACGTCTTCGTCGACGACCGGACGGTCGACAGCCATATCAAGCGCATGCGCCGCAAGTTCCGCAGCGTAGACCGCGAATTCGGCGCGATCGAAACGCTCTACGGCGCAGGCTACAGCTTCGCCGATGGCTGA
- a CDS encoding HPr kinase/phosphorylase gives MTEVLRQVTAVAIKGRAVLIEGPPGSGKSTLALTLIDRGAILVGDDGVALEERGGVLWAGPPLATEGRLEVRGVGLVTVPAAAAPVALVLKAHGDPPRFVEAAGETEIAGFAIPSLPFDLHADGAALRAEYALTLHGLPHGGSI, from the coding sequence ATGACCGAGGTGCTTCGCCAGGTCACTGCGGTCGCGATCAAGGGCCGCGCCGTGCTGATCGAAGGGCCCCCGGGAAGCGGGAAGTCGACCCTTGCACTGACCCTGATCGATCGGGGAGCGATCCTCGTGGGCGATGACGGAGTGGCCCTGGAAGAGCGCGGCGGCGTTTTGTGGGCGGGCCCGCCGCTGGCGACCGAGGGCCGACTGGAAGTGCGCGGCGTCGGGCTAGTGACAGTGCCGGCAGCAGCTGCTCCCGTAGCCCTGGTGCTGAAGGCGCATGGCGATCCACCGCGCTTCGTGGAAGCTGCGGGGGAGACCGAAATTGCCGGTTTCGCCATTCCCAGCCTCCCCTTCGACCTGCACGCCGACGGAGCAGCGTTGCGGGCCGAATATGCCTTGACCCTTCACGGGTTGCCCCACGGCGGGTCGATATGA
- a CDS encoding PTS sugar transporter subunit IIA, producing the protein MIGLILVTHGRLAEEFVSAMEHVVGPQERIATICIGPHDDMEKRREEIATAIRDVDTGAGAIVLTDLFGGTPSNLAISLLDAGRVEVIAGINLPMLIRLAGARKSMDVGAAVSAARDAGKNYITIASEFLSADACAKKKAAS; encoded by the coding sequence ATGATCGGATTGATCCTGGTCACACACGGCCGACTGGCCGAGGAATTCGTGAGCGCGATGGAGCACGTCGTCGGCCCGCAAGAGCGGATCGCCACGATCTGCATCGGGCCGCATGACGACATGGAAAAGCGCCGCGAGGAAATCGCCACCGCCATCCGCGACGTCGATACGGGCGCAGGCGCGATCGTGCTGACCGACCTGTTCGGCGGTACGCCGTCCAACCTCGCGATCTCGCTGCTCGACGCGGGGCGCGTCGAGGTGATCGCCGGAATCAATCTGCCGATGCTCATCCGCCTCGCGGGAGCGCGAAAGTCGATGGATGTCGGCGCCGCAGTCTCCGCCGCGCGCGATGCCGGCAAAAACTACATCACGATCGCGTCCGAGTTCCTCTCCGCCGACGCCTGCGCCAAGAAGAAGGCGGCTTCGTGA
- a CDS encoding HPr family phosphocarrier protein translates to MSESRRTCTIVNQRGLHARASAKFVNAVSVLPDGCSVRVAKDGNEAVGGSILGLMMLGAAKGDSVEIIVAGDETGTVLDRLCAMIDDGFGED, encoded by the coding sequence GTGAGCGAGTCCCGCCGGACCTGCACGATCGTCAACCAGCGCGGGCTTCATGCGCGCGCGAGCGCGAAGTTCGTGAACGCCGTGTCGGTGCTTCCGGATGGCTGTTCGGTGCGTGTCGCGAAAGACGGTAACGAGGCCGTGGGCGGGTCGATACTGGGCCTGATGATGCTGGGCGCGGCCAAGGGTGACAGCGTCGAAATCATCGTCGCAGGCGACGAAACCGGGACCGTGCTCGACAGACTTTGCGCGATGATCGACGACGGGTTCGGCGAAGATTGA
- a CDS encoding DNA recombination protein RmuC has protein sequence MDALAIGLIVVALALGVVAGWLVWGRAAADWKARHGERDTEARDLSDKLARMVPELATMSERAARADGLAASLDAARNELTGLKAQAAGFAEQKRLLEESREKLLKEFENTGAQVLGKAQEMFLARAAERFGHAEKSNKEAIAALLQPVGERLKAYETQVETLEKQRVDAFGQLAGMIEAMRAGQEEVRREAARLGNSLTNAPKARGRWGERALQNVLEQCGLSEHTDFELEHSMDTDEGRLRPDAIVRVPGQKKLVIDAKVSLNAYQAAFEADDEDERRRHLDLHARSMRNHVQTLGAKSYQSQFEEAPDYVVMFVPGEHFVAAALEHDPELWDFAFRNKVLLATPTNLVAIARTVAQVWRQDTIAREAVEIGRAGAELYDRLAVAAEHMKRVGGGLETAVNNYNKFVGSFERNVLSAGRRLKDKGIEIGKREIEDIPLVEAAPRYVEASTEDAEPVADD, from the coding sequence ATGGATGCTCTGGCAATCGGATTGATCGTAGTGGCGCTCGCCCTTGGCGTGGTCGCGGGGTGGCTGGTTTGGGGACGGGCAGCTGCGGACTGGAAGGCGCGACACGGCGAGCGCGACACGGAGGCGCGCGACCTGTCCGACAAGCTGGCGCGGATGGTCCCCGAGCTTGCGACCATGAGCGAGCGCGCAGCCCGCGCTGACGGACTGGCGGCATCGCTCGATGCCGCGCGCAATGAACTCACCGGGCTGAAGGCGCAGGCCGCTGGCTTTGCCGAGCAGAAGCGTCTTCTCGAGGAAAGCCGCGAGAAGCTCCTCAAAGAATTCGAGAACACCGGCGCGCAAGTGCTTGGAAAGGCGCAGGAAATGTTCCTCGCCCGTGCGGCCGAGCGGTTCGGCCATGCCGAAAAGTCGAACAAGGAAGCGATCGCCGCGCTCCTCCAGCCGGTCGGCGAAAGGCTGAAGGCGTACGAGACCCAGGTCGAGACGCTCGAGAAGCAGCGCGTCGACGCCTTCGGCCAGCTCGCCGGCATGATCGAGGCGATGCGGGCCGGGCAAGAAGAGGTCCGGCGCGAGGCGGCGCGGCTCGGCAATTCCTTGACCAATGCACCCAAGGCGCGCGGCCGCTGGGGCGAGCGTGCGCTGCAGAACGTCCTCGAGCAGTGCGGCCTTTCCGAGCACACCGATTTCGAGCTCGAGCATTCGATGGATACCGACGAAGGTCGGCTGCGCCCTGACGCGATCGTCCGCGTCCCGGGTCAGAAGAAGCTGGTGATCGACGCGAAGGTATCGCTCAACGCCTATCAGGCGGCGTTCGAAGCCGACGACGAGGATGAGCGTCGCCGTCACCTCGATCTCCACGCGCGCTCGATGCGCAACCATGTCCAGACCCTTGGCGCGAAAAGCTACCAGAGCCAGTTCGAGGAAGCGCCGGATTACGTGGTGATGTTCGTCCCCGGCGAGCACTTCGTCGCAGCGGCGTTGGAACACGATCCGGAGCTTTGGGATTTCGCGTTCCGCAACAAGGTCTTGCTAGCCACTCCTACCAACCTGGTGGCGATTGCCCGCACCGTCGCCCAGGTCTGGCGGCAGGACACGATCGCCCGCGAGGCGGTCGAGATCGGCAGGGCGGGGGCGGAACTCTACGACCGGCTTGCGGTCGCCGCCGAGCACATGAAGCGCGTGGGCGGTGGGCTCGAAACCGCAGTCAACAACTACAACAAGTTCGTCGGCAGTTTCGAGCGCAATGTTCTTTCCGCCGGGCGCCGCCTCAAGGACAAGGGCATCGAGATCGGCAAGCGCGAGATCGAGGACATTCCGCTCGTCGAAGCCGCACCACGCTATGTCGAGGCTTCGACGGAGGACGCGGAGCCAGTCGCTGACGATTGA
- a CDS encoding peptide deformylase, with translation MAIREILEVPDPRLKTVSTPVTEFDDELRTLVDDMFETMYAANGIGLAAIQVGVPKRLLVVDLQPEDPDAEPVACDHDGHHHHHQPTRKEPRVFVNPEILDPADELATYQEGCLSVPDIYADVDRPARCRVRWQDLDGNFHEEVMEGLAATCMQHEMDHLEGILFIDHLSRLKRQMALKKLQKLRAA, from the coding sequence ATGGCCATCCGCGAAATCCTTGAAGTGCCGGACCCCCGGCTGAAGACCGTATCGACGCCCGTCACCGAGTTCGACGACGAGCTGCGCACGCTCGTCGACGACATGTTCGAGACGATGTATGCCGCCAACGGCATTGGTCTTGCGGCGATCCAGGTCGGCGTGCCCAAGCGGCTGCTGGTGGTCGACCTCCAGCCCGAGGATCCCGACGCCGAGCCGGTCGCCTGCGACCATGACGGCCACCATCATCACCATCAGCCGACCAGGAAGGAACCGCGGGTCTTCGTGAACCCCGAGATCCTCGATCCGGCGGACGAACTGGCGACCTATCAGGAAGGATGCCTGTCGGTCCCGGACATTTACGCCGACGTCGATCGCCCGGCCCGGTGCCGCGTTCGCTGGCAGGATCTGGACGGCAATTTTCATGAAGAGGTGATGGAGGGGCTCGCTGCCACGTGCATGCAGCACGAGATGGATCACCTCGAAGGGATCCTGTTCATCGATCACCTCAGCCGCCTCAAGCGGCAGATGGCCTTGAAGAAGCTGCAAAAGCTGCGGGCGGCCTGA
- the rapZ gene encoding RNase adapter RapZ yields the protein MNSDSSPEAQRQRVVLVTGLSGAGKTTALRVLEDLGWEAIDNFPIRLLERLVGAEAASGEARPPLAIGFDSRTRGFVPDAIIARWKKLSARPDLAVTTLYLDCTSAELERRYNETRRRHPMASGRPVIEGIQAERELMEPLRRWAEAVIDTSGLTSSELQQAIRDRFADAPGEAMTVSVSSFGFARGMPPLADLVFDMRFLDNPHWDPELRPLTGLEDAVSRHIERDPAWGEAFERIRDLILLLLPRYAAQGKTYVNIAFGCTGGKHRSVHTAEAVAEALRGAGFSPTVIHRNLGSRAADQLEGQPQA from the coding sequence GTGAATTCCGACTCCAGTCCTGAGGCGCAGCGCCAGCGCGTGGTCCTGGTGACCGGGCTCAGCGGCGCGGGCAAGACCACCGCGCTGCGGGTTCTCGAGGACCTTGGCTGGGAAGCGATCGACAATTTTCCGATCCGGCTGCTCGAGAGACTGGTCGGCGCCGAAGCGGCGTCCGGAGAAGCGCGCCCGCCGCTTGCGATCGGCTTCGATTCGCGGACCCGCGGCTTCGTCCCCGATGCGATCATCGCGCGCTGGAAGAAGTTGTCCGCACGGCCTGACCTGGCGGTAACCACCCTATATCTGGACTGCACCAGCGCCGAGCTGGAGAGACGCTACAACGAAACGCGCCGGCGCCACCCGATGGCAAGCGGCCGCCCTGTGATCGAGGGCATCCAGGCGGAACGCGAGCTGATGGAGCCGCTGCGGCGCTGGGCCGAAGCGGTGATCGATACCAGCGGGCTTACCTCGAGCGAACTGCAGCAGGCGATCCGCGATCGTTTCGCCGACGCACCCGGCGAGGCGATGACGGTCAGCGTATCGAGCTTCGGCTTCGCAAGGGGCATGCCGCCCCTCGCCGACCTGGTGTTCGACATGCGGTTTCTCGACAATCCGCACTGGGATCCCGAATTGCGCCCGCTCACCGGCCTGGAAGACGCGGTTTCGCGGCACATCGAGCGCGACCCCGCCTGGGGCGAGGCATTCGAACGAATCCGCGACCTGATCCTGCTGCTGCTTCCGCGTTATGCGGCGCAGGGAAAGACCTACGTGAATATCGCCTTCGGCTGTACCGGCGGGAAACACCGCTCGGTCCATACGGCCGAGGCTGTCGCGGAGGCCTTGCGCGGGGCCGGATTTTCGCCCACTGTCATCCATCGCAATCTGGGTTCGCGCGCCGCAGACCAGCTCGAAGGGCAGCCGCAGGCATGA
- a CDS encoding sensor histidine kinase — protein MADPSERLLRFEPGRRLSLTPRLLIINLLPLLLLGGGVFYLDSYRKQLLNERYKLARVEAQITAEALAGASRERQEALLIQIGKEQTMRLRMFDAEGKLWADSFALAEPSFAFDKPGDETWQEDLARWMDRAVDTIVGADPIPDYVEPDDPDADAWPELKRAREENLTQIQLRDASDGSPVINTAAPVGLLGATLLTTRNAVDITQEVREARSTLILAVLLALFMSTLLSLYMARTIVTPLRMLASATNRVRLGRERQVEVPRLPGRRDEIGQLARAIADMTDTLRQRIDAVEHFAADVAHEIKNPLASLRSALESLGTVDDRDLRHQLNAIAAHDVRRIDRLVSEISEASRIDAELSRATFEPIDLVALAQNIVGRRETRDENGGRPVTIAQPIGGATVMGVPVRLERVIDNLLDNAVSFSPSRAPIEVVIDRADGLVTLSVSDRGPGIPEEAREKVFRRFHSDRPEDEGFGQHSGLGLAIARTIAEGHGGTLIAESRADGDEGACLVLTLPDALANRR, from the coding sequence ATGGCTGACCCTTCGGAGCGGTTGCTGCGCTTCGAACCGGGGCGGCGGCTGTCGCTCACCCCTCGCCTGCTGATCATCAACCTGCTGCCGCTGTTGCTGCTGGGCGGCGGGGTTTTCTACCTCGACAGCTATCGCAAGCAGCTGCTCAACGAGCGGTACAAGCTGGCGCGGGTCGAAGCGCAGATCACGGCCGAAGCGCTGGCCGGCGCATCGCGCGAACGGCAGGAGGCCCTGCTGATCCAGATCGGCAAGGAACAGACCATGCGCCTGCGCATGTTCGATGCCGAGGGCAAGCTGTGGGCCGACAGCTTCGCCCTCGCCGAGCCCAGCTTCGCCTTCGACAAACCGGGTGACGAGACCTGGCAGGAAGATCTTGCGCGCTGGATGGATCGCGCGGTCGACACCATCGTCGGTGCCGATCCGATCCCCGACTACGTCGAACCCGACGACCCGGATGCCGACGCGTGGCCGGAACTGAAGCGGGCGCGCGAGGAAAACCTGACCCAGATCCAGTTGCGCGACGCAAGCGACGGTTCGCCCGTGATCAACACCGCCGCTCCGGTCGGCCTGCTAGGCGCGACATTGCTGACCACGCGCAACGCGGTCGACATCACGCAAGAGGTGCGCGAAGCGCGCAGCACGCTGATCCTCGCGGTGCTTCTCGCGCTGTTCATGTCGACCCTCCTGTCGCTTTACATGGCGCGCACGATCGTCACGCCGCTGCGGATGCTCGCGAGCGCGACCAACCGAGTCAGGCTGGGTCGGGAGCGCCAGGTCGAAGTGCCCCGCCTGCCCGGACGGCGCGACGAGATCGGCCAGCTGGCCCGCGCCATCGCCGACATGACCGACACGCTGCGCCAGCGGATCGACGCGGTGGAGCACTTCGCTGCCGACGTCGCGCACGAGATCAAGAACCCACTCGCGTCCTTGCGCAGTGCGCTCGAGTCTCTCGGGACCGTCGATGACCGCGACCTCCGCCACCAGCTCAACGCGATCGCGGCGCATGATGTCCGGCGGATCGACCGGCTTGTCAGCGAAATATCCGAAGCCAGCCGGATCGACGCCGAGCTATCGCGCGCGACCTTCGAACCGATCGATCTGGTCGCGCTGGCGCAGAACATCGTCGGGCGCCGCGAAACCCGGGACGAGAACGGCGGTCGACCCGTGACGATTGCGCAGCCGATTGGCGGCGCGACCGTGATGGGCGTGCCCGTCAGGCTCGAGCGGGTCATCGACAACCTGCTCGACAATGCCGTCTCGTTCTCTCCGTCGCGCGCGCCGATCGAAGTCGTCATCGACCGTGCAGACGGTCTCGTGACGCTGTCTGTCAGCGACCGCGGTCCTGGAATTCCGGAGGAGGCGCGCGAAAAGGTCTTTCGGCGATTCCACTCGGACCGGCCGGAAGACGAGGGCTTCGGGCAGCATAGCGGCCTGGGTCTCGCCATCGCGCGGACCATCGCCGAGGGACACGGCGGGACATTGATCGCGGAATCGCGCGCGGACGGAGACGAAGGCGCATGCCTCGTCCTCACTCTTCCCGATGCGTTGGCCAATCGGCGCTAG
- a CDS encoding four-helix bundle copper-binding protein → MSIKEMIREHPQVGADYNEALAEAVKHAMYCAAICNSCADACSAESMDMSRCIRLCSDCSDICTATYRVATRRTSGNVAVIESMLKTCIAACEACADECEKHDNDHCRRCARMCRECADDCRKALEGMKAHA, encoded by the coding sequence ATGTCGATCAAGGAAATGATCCGCGAGCACCCGCAAGTCGGTGCCGATTACAACGAGGCCCTCGCCGAGGCGGTCAAACACGCGATGTATTGCGCGGCGATCTGTAATTCGTGCGCCGACGCGTGCAGCGCCGAGAGCATGGACATGAGCCGGTGCATTCGGCTGTGCAGCGACTGTTCGGACATCTGCACCGCCACCTATCGCGTGGCGACGCGGCGCACCTCCGGCAACGTTGCGGTTATCGAATCGATGCTGAAGACGTGCATCGCGGCGTGTGAGGCTTGTGCCGACGAATGCGAGAAGCACGACAACGACCATTGCCGCCGCTGCGCGCGGATGTGCCGTGAATGCGCCGACGATTGCCGCAAGGCGCTTGAAGGGATGAAGGCGCACGCCTGA
- a CDS encoding phosphoenolpyruvate carboxykinase: MTAALADPLSAQGIETPAAIHANLGTAALVEEALKRGEGRLTKDGALLVDTGKFTGRSVKDKYVVRDATTESTINWGAINQPMDQAHWDVLKADFLAELKGQDELFVADLFGGSQPEYRVNVRVINQLAWHNLFIRTLLVRPTADELADFTPEYTIINLPSFKADPERHGCRSDTVIAVNLTEKLILIGNTEYSGEMKKGVFGLLNFLLPAQGVMPMHCSANIGPDGKSAIFFGLSGTGKTTLSADASRTLIGDDEHGWSDQAVFNFEGGCYAKMINLSAEGEPEIYATTKMFGTILENVTMDPDTRELDFTDDSKTENTRGAYPIEFIPNTSEKNLGPPPSNIILLTADAFGVLPPIARLTPDQAMYHFLSGYTAKVAGTEIGVTEPTATFSTCFGAAFMPRHPSVYGNLLKKRIAEGGATCWLVNTGWSGGKASEPGIKRMPIKATRALLNAALDGSLNDVEFRKDPNFGFEVPVSVPGVDANLLDPRAAWADPEEYDRTAHKLVQLFVDNFAQFEEHVDQGVRDAAPVAQAENA; the protein is encoded by the coding sequence GTGACTGCCGCGCTTGCTGACCCGCTGTCCGCGCAGGGCATCGAAACCCCCGCCGCCATCCACGCCAACCTCGGCACCGCCGCGCTCGTCGAAGAAGCGCTGAAGCGGGGCGAGGGTCGACTGACGAAAGACGGTGCGCTGCTGGTCGATACCGGGAAATTCACCGGACGCAGCGTCAAGGACAAGTACGTCGTCCGCGACGCGACGACCGAGAGCACGATCAACTGGGGCGCGATCAACCAGCCGATGGACCAGGCGCATTGGGATGTGCTGAAGGCCGATTTCCTCGCCGAGCTCAAGGGGCAGGACGAGCTGTTCGTCGCCGACCTGTTCGGCGGCAGCCAGCCCGAATACCGCGTCAACGTCCGCGTCATCAACCAGCTCGCCTGGCACAACCTGTTCATCCGTACGCTGCTTGTCCGCCCGACCGCCGACGAGCTTGCGGACTTCACGCCCGAATACACGATCATCAACCTGCCGAGCTTCAAGGCCGATCCCGAGCGCCACGGTTGCCGCAGCGACACGGTGATCGCGGTGAACCTGACCGAGAAGCTGATCCTGATCGGCAACACCGAATATTCGGGCGAGATGAAGAAGGGCGTGTTCGGCCTCCTGAACTTCCTCCTGCCCGCGCAGGGCGTCATGCCGATGCATTGCAGCGCCAACATCGGCCCCGACGGCAAGAGCGCGATTTTCTTCGGCCTTTCGGGCACCGGCAAAACCACCCTTTCGGCCGACGCGAGCCGCACGCTGATCGGCGACGACGAGCATGGCTGGTCGGACCAGGCGGTCTTCAATTTCGAGGGTGGCTGCTACGCCAAGATGATCAATCTCTCGGCGGAAGGCGAGCCCGAGATCTACGCGACGACGAAGATGTTCGGCACGATCCTCGAGAACGTGACGATGGACCCGGACACGCGCGAGCTCGACTTCACCGACGACAGCAAGACCGAGAATACGCGCGGCGCCTATCCGATCGAGTTCATTCCGAACACGAGCGAGAAGAACCTCGGGCCGCCGCCGTCGAACATCATCCTGCTCACCGCCGACGCGTTCGGCGTGCTGCCTCCGATCGCGCGGCTCACGCCCGACCAGGCGATGTATCACTTCCTGTCCGGCTACACCGCCAAGGTCGCCGGCACCGAGATCGGCGTGACCGAGCCGACCGCGACGTTCAGCACCTGCTTCGGCGCGGCGTTCATGCCGCGTCACCCCAGCGTCTACGGCAACCTGCTCAAGAAGCGCATCGCCGAGGGCGGCGCGACCTGCTGGCTGGTCAATACCGGCTGGAGCGGCGGCAAGGCGAGCGAGCCGGGCATCAAGCGCATGCCGATCAAGGCGACCCGCGCGCTGCTCAATGCCGCGCTCGACGGCAGCCTCAACGACGTCGAGTTCCGCAAGGATCCGAACTTCGGCTTCGAGGTGCCGGTCAGCGTGCCGGGCGTCGACGCCAACCTGCTCGACCCGCGCGCCGCGTGGGCCGATCCGGAAGAATACGACCGCACCGCGCACAAGCTGGTGCAGCTCTTCGTGGACAATTTCGCGCAGTTCGAAGAGCACGTCGACCAGGGCGTGCGCGATGCCGCGCCGGTTGCTCAGGCCGAGAACGCCTGA